The following nucleotide sequence is from Dyella sp. BiH032.
TGTCCTTCCCCCGGGAAAAACATCCTGTTGGCCATGCGGCCCTTCTCTCAGCGCCGCACCGCCAACACGCCATCCAGCGCCAGCTGCGCCTTGAAGCCCGCCTTCTCCAACCGCTTCGCGACTTCGCGCGGCACGTCCCGGTCGCTGGTCAGCTTGTTGGGGCTGCCGGTGTAATGGAACATCCGGCCGCCGCGGCGGATGACGCGCGCGAGCTGATCGTAGAACGCCTGCGCATAAAGTTCGCCGGCAATGCCGAAGCGAGGCGGGTCGTGCAGCACCGCATCCACCGACGCCGCGGGCAGCGCGGCGATGGCCTGCGATACGTCGGCATGCGTCAACTGCAGGCGGCCGCCGGCCGCCGGCGCTTCCGGGTCCGGCGACCACGGATTGAGCGTGCGCAGCCACAATACGTCGGCGTTCTTCTCGAACGACAGGAGGCGCATCACGCCGGCATCCAGGCAGCAGCCCGCGAAATAGCCCAGCCCGCCGCAGGTATCGAGCACCACCTTGCCGCGCGGCTCCACCAGCGCCACCTTCTGCCGCGCATCGTCGACGGGCGATGCCTTCGAGGTAGGCAGCATCTTGATGCCATCGATCTCGAACGTAGGCGCACCCCATTCGGTCGGCACCAGCTTGATCAGCGAGCCGGAGAACCGCGACACCGGCGCGAATTCGTCGCCATCCCAGTAATAGATGGTGCGCTCCTTCACCTTGCCGGGATACGGATAATGCACCCCCTTCCACGCCCAGGCATCGGCCTGCAGCGCAGCCGTGCCGCGCGAGCGTTCCAGGTCCAGCGAACCCGTCCACGTATCCGCGCCGGCACCGCGCGCGGCCAACAGCGACTCGGCGGCGGGCAAGGTGAGCAAGGGGCCGGAATAATGCGGCACGTCGGCGTCTTCTCCAGGGTGGGAGGCGAAGATTACCGGACTTGCGTGGTGTGATCCCGTATCTGCCAGGTCATGCCGCTGGTCAAGACGCCCGTCCGAAAACCTTTCGATAGATGCGCGGGGTCCCGGTGAGCATATGCCTGACGCGATCATCGGAAAGGCTACGCCAAGTCCAGGCGATCTCCAGCGGCGGTTGTTCGCCCATGGAGATCAACGCCTTCGCTGCCCCTGCCCTGACACTGCCTTGGCCGATCGCCACGGCGAAATGGCCATCGGTGTCCTGGCAAAGCCAGTTGGCATCGATGGCATAGACCACGCCGTAACGATCGGTTGCCGCATGGGTGCGCCATCGGTGCACCACGCGAAGCTCAGTCGTGGGTATTTCCTTGCCGTGGACCATGGCGCGCTGAGTCGTGAACGAGGCCCGCAACAGCTTCGCTCCAGTCCTGCCACCGAACCCGGACAGGTAATAGACGCCCAGAGGCAGTGCCAATACGAACACTGCAACGCAGAGTACGACTTCGACCGAAGCACCCACCTGCCGCTCCTACTTACGCGAAACGAGCTACCAGATCTCGATCGTCGGATGGAACGCGCCATCCGCATCCGGTTTCCAGGCCTTGATCACGATCCGGGCGGGCACGAAGCTGTTGCCCTTGTATTCCGGTGCGGCCGCGTACTGGGTCACCTGCCCTTCCTGGATCAGCTTCAGGATCGTCCCGTCGGCCATGGCCTTGGCCTGGCCCACGCCCACGGGAACGTAAGTGATATTCGCCAGCACGTCTTCGCCGCCGAATTCCAGCGGGAACAGGTGGATCTTCTCCAGCTGGCCCTGCCCGACCAGGGCCTCGGCTTTCTCGCGGGAATCGACGTGCGAGAAATCGGCGGCGCGTGCGGGCGGCTCTCCGCCGGCCTTGCCTTTCGTACCAAACCATTTCCCGAACATGTGGCCTCCCGGATGATGCCCGCGCGGGCTGGTACCCGTTCCCATCGAATCCGTGCCGGGGCAACAGCGCCGCGCCCGGCACGAAGCACGTTCCGCCGCAGCGGTCAGTGGATGTTGAAACGGTACTCCAAGGTCGCCGAGGCCATGTACGGGCTGTTGGTGCCGTCGATGATGCGCTTGGCCTTGGCGCGATAGTGATCGATGTTCAGACCCAGGCTGAGGTTGGGGCTGAAGTCGTAGCCGATGCCCGCGCCTACGTACAGGTTGGTGTCGGTGTTCGAATCCTCGCCAGTGAGATAGCCGCCGGCGGTGAGCTTGGTCTTGGAGAAGAACGCGCCCAGGCGCGCGCTGGCGTGCCAGTTGCCGCCGAACGTCCAGCGGCCGTTGGCACCCAGCGTCCAGCCCGAGACGTTGAGGTCGAGCTTGTACGGCTGGCCGTTGTAGAAGGCCTTGACCTGCGGCTTGCCCAGGTCGACGTAGCCGGCCTCGATACCCCAGGTGTCCTGCCAGCGATAGCCGAGGTTGAGGCCGTAGCCCCAGCTGTTCTTGTCGGTGAGGCCGGACACGTTGGAGTGCGTCACGCCCGCGCTGACGTTGACGAACATGTGGTCGGGGTCCGCGTTGCCGGCATGGGCGGCGAACGAAGCGGCGGCCAGGGCGACGCCCAGCGAGGCGGTCAGAAACAAGTGACGCATGAGTACCTATCCCTAGTGACGTTGAAATGCGTGGTGAGGTTGAAGTGCGTGGTGAGGTTGAAGTGCGCCCGCGGCGCGAGTGAAATCCCTCGGCAGGCCGCGGCGACCAAGGCGCGCACAGCTCGGCGCACCGGTTTCCGCAGCGGCGGACGGTGTCCTGGCGACCTGACGATATGGAACAGCCATCCCTCTGGCCGAAAGCGCATCCCTGCCCCCTGACTTGACCGGCAGCTTGCCGATCCGGCGCAAGACATTAGCAGCAAGCAGGCAGAGGCGCGAGTGAGCGCAGCCAACCTCTCCCGACCGCCCGCCCCTCTTTCCGCCGGGGAAAGGGCTGGGATGAGGGGACCTACGGAGCGCAGAAGCAGAAACCCCAAAACATGCCTCGCACCGCCGCGCTCACCTCACGAATCCCGCTCGCTCATCCGGACGTGACCGAAGGGATTTCCCGTGGAACCACCTTCCCCGCGGAAGAAAGACCGGACGCCCCCTGGCTGACCTGCCGCACATCCGACACCACCGCCCCCGCCTCCAGCGTGATCACCCGATCGGCCATAGAGAAATACCGGTCGTCGTGGCTGATGGCGATCACCGTCTTGCCGTTCGCCTTCAGCGCCGGCAGCAGGCTGCGATAGAAGTAATCGCGGAAGTGAATGTCCTGGTCCGCAGCCCATTCGTCGAAGAAGAAAATGTCGCGGTCCTCCGCATAGCACTGCAACAGCGCCAGCCGCTTGCGCTGCCCGGTGGAAAGGGCCAGCCGCGACAGCTCGCCCTCGTGCGTCTGCACCTGCTCGCCCAGGTCCAGCACGTCCAGCAGCTGGCCGATGCGCGCGTCCGAAAGCGGCTGGCCTTCCGCATCGAGCACGTGCGGAAAAAGAAAGAAGTCGCCGAAGACGCCCGTGAAGCGCTCGCGATACCAGCGCAGATCGGCATCGACCGGCGTGCCGTCGATCGCCATGCGCCCTTCATGGGGCGCAACCAGCGAGCTGAGCAGAAGCAGCAGCGTCGACTTGCCGCTGCCGTTGCCGCCGACGATGAAGAGCATTTCGCCGCGCGCGACGGTGAGATCGATGGGCCCGATCGTGGGCTTCGCTCCCGTGCTGCCCGGATAGCTGTAGCAGACGCCCTCCAGGCGAATCTGGCTCCAGCCCTCCTGCGC
It contains:
- a CDS encoding SAM-dependent methyltransferase yields the protein MFASHPGEDADVPHYSGPLLTLPAAESLLAARGAGADTWTGSLDLERSRGTAALQADAWAWKGVHYPYPGKVKERTIYYWDGDEFAPVSRFSGSLIKLVPTEWGAPTFEIDGIKMLPTSKASPVDDARQKVALVEPRGKVVLDTCGGLGYFAGCCLDAGVMRLLSFEKNADVLWLRTLNPWSPDPEAPAAGGRLQLTHADVSQAIAALPAASVDAVLHDPPRFGIAGELYAQAFYDQLARVIRRGGRMFHYTGSPNKLTSDRDVPREVAKRLEKAGFKAQLALDGVLAVRR
- a CDS encoding porin family protein, giving the protein MRHLFLTASLGVALAAASFAAHAGNADPDHMFVNVSAGVTHSNVSGLTDKNSWGYGLNLGYRWQDTWGIEAGYVDLGKPQVKAFYNGQPYKLDLNVSGWTLGANGRWTFGGNWHASARLGAFFSKTKLTAGGYLTGEDSNTDTNLYVGAGIGYDFSPNLSLGLNIDHYRAKAKRIIDGTNSPYMASATLEYRFNIH